A region of Paramormyrops kingsleyae isolate MSU_618 chromosome 17, PKINGS_0.4, whole genome shotgun sequence DNA encodes the following proteins:
- the mrps23 gene encoding small ribosomal subunit protein mS23 isoform X2, with protein MAGSRLEKFGTIFTRMGDLIRGGVVKAKDVPVWYDVYAAFPPKKDPLYVKPMAKRYGKVTVTVPEIFYKEDEVRAKFYAVYGTGPRAFELSKPNFISTCQRFVEKYGELEKQGEVPEEALFEETGRALLAEGVMLRRRGGPSNARVGTF; from the exons ATGGCTGGAAGCCGACTTGAAAAGTTTGGCACCATATTCACGCG GATGGGCGATTTAATTCGCGGTGGAGTTGTGAAAGCAAAGGATGTTCCTGTCTGGTATGATGTATACGCTGCTTTTCCACCGAAGAAGGATCCTCTGTACGTGAAGCCAATGGCTAAGAGATACGGGAAAGTGACAGTAACTGTGCCTGAAATATTCTACAAGGAGGATGAGGTTCGCGC aaaaTTTTATGCAGTTTACGGGACTGGACCGAGGGCTTTTGAGCTTAGTAAACCCAACTTTATCTCCACCTGCCAACG GTTTGTGGAGAAGTACGGCGAGCTGGAGAAACAGGGCGAGGTGCCGGAAGAGGCGCTGTTCGAGGAGACGGGGAGGGCTCTCCTGGCAGAAGGAGTCATGCTCCGGAGACGAGGCGGACCCTCG AATGCACGTGTTGGGACTTTCTGA
- the mrps23 gene encoding small ribosomal subunit protein mS23 isoform X1: MAGSRLEKFGTIFTRMGDLIRGGVVKAKDVPVWYDVYAAFPPKKDPLYVKPMAKRYGKVTVTVPEIFYKEDEVRAKFYAVYGTGPRAFELSKPNFISTCQRFVEKYGELEKQGEVPEEALFEETGRALLAEGVMLRRRGGPSVSGKVLYGGGATGLSIAIMDISLIVLSLIWRELHINITVGFLYC; encoded by the exons ATGGCTGGAAGCCGACTTGAAAAGTTTGGCACCATATTCACGCG GATGGGCGATTTAATTCGCGGTGGAGTTGTGAAAGCAAAGGATGTTCCTGTCTGGTATGATGTATACGCTGCTTTTCCACCGAAGAAGGATCCTCTGTACGTGAAGCCAATGGCTAAGAGATACGGGAAAGTGACAGTAACTGTGCCTGAAATATTCTACAAGGAGGATGAGGTTCGCGC aaaaTTTTATGCAGTTTACGGGACTGGACCGAGGGCTTTTGAGCTTAGTAAACCCAACTTTATCTCCACCTGCCAACG GTTTGTGGAGAAGTACGGCGAGCTGGAGAAACAGGGCGAGGTGCCGGAAGAGGCGCTGTTCGAGGAGACGGGGAGGGCTCTCCTGGCAGAAGGAGTCATGCTCCGGAGACGAGGCGGACCCTCGGTCAGTGGAAAGGTGTTGTACGGTGGCGGGGCAACAGGGCTGTCCATAGCAATCATGGACATCTCTTTAATTGTCCTGTCCCTGATTTGGAGGGAATTGCACATCAATATAACAGTGGGCTTTTTATACTGTTAA